The DNA sequence ACGCCGAGATCCGAGTGGGTGATATACCCGATGTCGACGTCAGGGCGAACGATCTCCTCTCGACTGTCTTCAGGAATCTCCTCAACAACTCCGTACAGCACAACGACAAGCCGACTCCGAGGGTCGAGGTCTCAGCAGAGATCGACAACGTGGGCGGTAGAATCATCGTATGTGTCGCCGATAACGGTCCAGGTATCCCCGACGGCAGGAAACAAGAGGTGTTCGGAAAAGGCGAGAAAGGACTCGAAAGCGAGGGTACGGGTGTCGGTCTTTATCTCGTCAATACACTCGTCGAGAGCTACGGCGGCGATGTCTGGGTCGAGGACAACCCCGACGCCCCCGACGGTGAGGGTACTGTCTTTGTCGTTGAGCTTCAGGCTGCGGACAAGTATTGACCTCTCTCCGGTGTCCACAAGACGGATACTCTTACGGTCTGTACATACTCCGTGACATCCAAACTCACGACATCAGGTCTTCACCACGTGACAGTTACAGCAGGTGATCCCAAACCCAACGCAGAGTTCTACGTCAACACAGTCGGACTCCGTTTCGTTAAACGCACCGTGAACCACGACGACACCGACATCTACCACTTCTACTTCGGTGACCGGAAGGGTACA is a window from the Candidatus Afararchaeum irisae genome containing:
- a CDS encoding HAMP domain-containing sensor histidine kinase, coding for AEIRVGDIPDVDVRANDLLSTVFRNLLNNSVQHNDKPTPRVEVSAEIDNVGGRIIVCVADNGPGIPDGRKQEVFGKGEKGLESEGTGVGLYLVNTLVESYGGDVWVEDNPDAPDGEGTVFVVELQAADKY